The genomic stretch ATCCCACCATACAAGTTGCGTCCTTTATCTGAAGATGACAGCTGGACAATATTTTCTCAAAAGGCTTTTGGGAATTCGAACAGTAATAATGCACACCTTTTGGAAGTCGGGAAGGAAATAATGAAAAGGTGTGAGGGAGTACCACTATTAACACATTTTCTTAGTTCAATTGTACATAATCAAGACACGGATATGTGGTTAGCTGCAAAGGATGAAGAAATATGGAAATTAGAAAGAAGACTTGCCACTAAAGTAGAATTGTTTTCACCATTATATCGCATATACTATGAATTCCCCTCAATAACTAAATTGTGCTTTCTATATTTATCGATATTTCCTAAGGGATCTGCTATAGATAAGGAAAAGCTTATCCGACAGTGGATTGCTCTTGAGATTATTGGATCAAAACATGACTCCTTTCCTCCTTATGTGCATGGGGAGATGTGCATTCAAGACCTTTTGTCAACGCATTTTCTCCAAGTTCAAAATATGCACTCAGTAAGTCACTGTACGTACTTGTTAGCTTCGTAGTATTACTTTTCATGTTTGGCCTATGCCTTTAGACCTTTAACTGGTAACAAATTAATTATTTATTGTATATTCAGTAATTTAACTGCTAATTCTATGCTCTTGTCAGCCTTTCACATTATAAAGATTTATTGAACAACAAATACATAGTAAACAACTCCAGTAATATACTTCTCTATTTATAGAATATGTGGCCTATGATCCATTGGGGTAGGGGGGAATACTAGTTTAGTTTCTCATATGCATTAAGTTCATTAGGGAACTTGTATAGTACAACCTGCTATTAAGTTTCAAAAGGTTTTTGAGGTTTAGGTAACAATATTTTATTTAGATGTCAAATTTTTTTATGATACAATGCAGAAACCACCAGTAGTAGGATGAGAAGTATGGAAATAGTGATTTTTAATGCACAAAACAACATAATCATCATGAACAATCAGAAGTTTGAAACAAACAccataaaaaataatgcaaCTACAAGGAAGTCATAAGTATAGTTGCCAAGCATCTAATAACCAAATCACATGACATGTAGCGCTtaaattaaatttatttatgTGCTATTTATCTTCAGGTTGATGGCATGGACAATGGAATAATTCCTGCATCACTCTACATTCATAACTTTGTCCATGAATTTGCAAGACATGTTGCTTGTGATGATATTATAGTTTTGGATGGTAGTGAAATGCAAAAGGTCAGTGGAAAAGGGCAAACCTTCCAATATGCACTGTTGACATGTTACAGAGGGCAATCAACACTTTCCCATTCACTGCTGACCAGGACAAGGGCACTACATCTTAGGAACTCAGAGTCTATAACGATTCCTAGTGAAGCATTTGAATTACTTAAGCACTTGCGTGTTTTAAATCTTAGTGGATGTTGCATTGGAGAATTACCAGCCTCTGTCAGTCATTTAAAGCATCTAAAATATCTTGATGTCTCTGGTATGCAGATTCAAACATTGCCTTCCTCAATGAGTAGGCTGACAAACCTTGAGTTACTGGATCTATCAAAAACTTTTCTCAAGGAATTACCCTCTTTCATTGGTAATTTCCAAAATCTAAAATATTTAAACATGCATGGCTGTGACAAACTTCAAAATCTGCCTTCATCCCTTGGTCATCTACAAAGACTGCAGCATCTTCGGTTGTCATGCTGCAATGTTATTGCTGAGCTACCTGACTCCATGTGCAATCTTCATGATCTTCGAATTTTGGATATATCTAAATGCACTGAGCTGCAACACTTACCTCCTTTATTTGGTAACTTAGTCAACTTGGAGGATGTAAGACTATCTAGTTGCTTCAACCTTAAGCAGTTACCAGAATCATTTGGTAATCTTTATTTTCTTAGGTTCCTGGATCTATCAAGCTGCTATGAACTTCAGCAGTTGCCTGACTCTTTTACTAACCTGGACAAGTTGGAAGTTCTTTTACTCCGGAGATGTTGCAGACTTCAAAATCTCCCTCCCTCATTTGCATCAATTAAGTACCTCAGAATTTTGGATCTGGCTGGCTGTGAAGCACTTCATGTAAGCACTGAGATGTTAACAACCAATCTGGAACATCTGAACCTACAACGGTGTCTAAGTCTGCAGATTCAGCCATACTACTTTGAAAACTTCAATAAGTTGAAGTTTCTGAATCTCTCCCAGTGCCTCCCTACCAGTGATTGCCTAAAAACTGTCAGTTATTTGTTCAACTTAGAATATCTAAAGCTATCTGAAAATTTCCTTGACATACCTATTTCTTTCTTAATGCTTCAGAAGCTGCACACATTGGACCTCACTGATTGTGCTCCAATACATCAATCCTCTAATGTACATCAAATATGGCCAGATATAATAGGAAAAATTACAGGGCTCAGATTTGTGTTGACAAAAGATCCAGTGTTAGTGGCCTCTCTTCCGGAACCTATACGGTGCTCCGTTGGCTATGATGAACAGTCACCCATAAATACTGATGAGCTTGTTATTTCAGACACCACAGGGGATTCCAGAGGCCTTAGTATCGCTAAGATGCTGAACCTGCAGAATAGATTGGAGCTTCGTTTCCTTAAGCTGGAGTGGGTCCTTACTTCTCAGTCAGCTGcagatgaattaattgaatatGTAAATGAAGAGGAAGTGCTGGAAAAACTCCAACCAAACCAGACATTAGAGCAATTTGAGCTAGTTAGATATATGGGTTGTGCATTTCCTACATGGATGATGAACACACCGATGACTTCACTCCCATACCTTGTCAATCTTCGTTTGTTCCACCTACATAACTGCATTGCTCTGCCTCCACTTGGCTGTCTAAAAAATTTGCGCTACTTGCATATTAAAGATATGCCCAACCTCTTATATCTAGAGATGGGTCTTTCTGGGGGGCCAGAATTCTTCGGGAAATTAACTCACCTGAAATTGGAAACACTGAATTTAAAAGAGCTGCCTATACTGTTGTCTGCCAGCAAGGAGAATCCCTGTTTCATGTTTCCTGCTCTTGAGGAATTATCCATTCTATCTTGCTCTAATCTTATATTCAAACCATCTATGCCAAAGTGTGCCAAATATGTAATAAAAGAAAGTAACATGGTTCTGCAATGTGGACAACTTTTGGGGCCATTGTCATCTCCATCACCAGCAAAAATAGAGATAAGTGGGTGTATCATACCTTCCGATCTGTTACAATGGTTTAAATCCATGGAGACTCCTGAGGAAGTAGTAATAGATGGTGAAGCACTTACATCTTTTGAGACCCTGGAGATACAGGGCACTCAAGAACTGTCTGGTAGTATGATTCCAACTGAAAGTGTAAGTTCATCTAGGATGTACATGTTACATCAATCCACTACTTGTCATCCTATTTACTTTTGGAACATATCTATGCTTTCTTTTCTGTTGTCATTGACAATGTTCAAGAACACTTTTCTCTTGTCAAATATAGGACGGTGCCCCTAAATATACTGTTATTGACAGCTCAAGAACAGTGAAAGCTTCTCCAAGGTTTGGCACGACTTCTGAACAATCAGGTTAGCATGATagcacataattttttttctacacTAGATTGAATAGGAAGCCTCTGTGACATTACATCATTTTGGTTCTTGTTACTGGCAGTTCTCCACTATTAAGGAAAATGATTAACATTTTTGTTGTTAGGTATTTGTCTAAGTAAGTTAGTATATTTGCAGTTTTGCATGCACATAAGTCTGATGGTTAGAAATTACTTGGATTTTGATTACATGCACGCCCTAGGAAACGGAGTAATCAAGCTTCTTGAATGTGTGTATTGGTGTGTATCTAAGGGTCCTTACCCccattttcttcttaatataatgatatacAGATCTCCTGTGTGTCCGGGAATAAAAAGTACTTGGATTTGTTCATGAAAGAGAGTGGACTCGAAATTCCACAGTAGAAAAATTAGTTCAAAAGGGTCTAAAAGTCCCTTGTTACATCATTACATCCAAGAATGTGAAGCTAAACTGATCAACTACTACCATATGGCAGCGTATGAAAGTTGATGCTTCAGTACAGTTTTTCCATGTTCCAATTCGGTAAAACTGGTCATGTGTATTGCCACGTTTGTGACTTCAAACATTAATAGGATAATTTCTGTACTTTGCGTGTCCAGTATAGAAATAAAACTAAAAAACTGCAACTATGTTATATAAGCCGCGTGGACCACCTCAATTTGTGCTAGGGCGTCACATGCTTGTCAAACATGATGGAATACCCAGTTTATGCATCTAGAGGGCCTTGTTTCTACACCTTGTTAACATTGCATCTCTCAGTGCCCTAAGATCATAAGCAAACATGAACAAAAAGTAATCTCCAGGGGGTGGGAATGATTGTTAAAATATTAGTGCTATACCTGATGCTAAACTTGTGAATCAGGTTAGGTATACATTAATATTAGTTTAAAAGAATATTAATCGGAAGTTTTATTTCATGCTGCACCGTAATTATTGAAGAGATAAAATATTTTTCTAGATTACTTCTAATTaatttaggccttgtttggtTAATTCCCTTCCCTAGGGGATCGAGGGGGATTTTGACTTGTAGGGGATTTCATCCCTCCCAATCCCCTCCAATCCCCTTCAAACCGAACGAGGCCTGTTTTGGCGGTATATTGAGTTTAAGTATCTCCATGATATTTAAGCTTAATATCAATATTGTAAGTTGCAAAGCATTAGATGTCTTATTCTCTCTTTAATTGTATCCTCACTTTCTAGTCCAAGACTCCAAGTGCAATTTCTATTTGCTTTAGAATGTCcaaaagaaaaatatggaaGTCAATTCAGTGTGATATGTAATTAGTGGCACACAAATAACATTTTCAGCTATCCTGCCTTACCAGTTTTCTTTTACAGTGGGTCCTATTTCATCCTCTAAAGTAAGCATGGCATCCAAGGAGATCCTGTCAACTTTACATAGGCTGGACAAGTCAGAAATGTCTGCACAAATGCGTGGAGATGTATTTTTAAACTTAAGCCTTAGGCAGGTTCGGAAGGCTACTCGGAATTTTTCACCTTTATTAAAGCTAGGTGAAGGAGGAATCTGGGCAGTCTACAGGGCTGTATTACCTGATAACTTGATTGTTACCATCCGGAGAGCTAAAAAGGTTCCTCCAAATTCTATTATTTTCTTTCTCTGTGTCCTTGCTTACTAATTTGTTATTCATCAATATCATATTGGTCATCCACATATTCTGTTTTGCTGACAAGATAATTCTTTTTCGGACTACTTTTTTACTGCAATAAttagagtaaattgcacccaccatacaacaaattgtcaggtgggtgcagattggtccaacaacttgtaaaatgctcaatctaaTACAATAACTTGACAGGTGGctgcagattggtccaacaacttgtaaaatgctcaatctaaTACAATAACTTGATAGATGGGTGCGGATTGGTCCAACAAGTTGTTAAGTTGttcaatttagtgcaataacttgATAAATCGGTGCATCCGTAATCCCAATTGTGAAGAGGTATGGAATGAGGGAAACCACCACCACacattggggggggggggcttgaCCTTTCATATAAatagccaatatggcttggaatACAAAGGGACAAGAACTAAACAATCATCTAATACCAATGTTATAATGAGCAACATTTTGCTAATGCTAGATCAGGTATATAATTGCATCGGAACAAATTATTGAGTATTATTATAACATGGATATTCGCATCGTAATGGCAATGTATTTGGCCAAGATTAAAACTTTCAGTGTTCAGGAAATTAATGTTATATCTTCatacaaattatttttatacaATGGTATAATTTtgattaggaatatttaattcCATATCCAATTGATAAGTTCACCCTCACTGTTTTTTAAATATTTGACTATATGCATTGTTCAGTTACAGAAAAAACTAATATATTAATACATACTAACAATACCTTTTAGGAGTTTGGCATAATTATTTTTAAAGCTGCATGTACTTATTTAGGAAGGGATTCTGAGCTAAAATAACAGAGACAAACATGCTTGTATACAAATGTTGAATTCATGAGCAGAATCGTTGAAAAAACCTAAGGTCACATGATCCCTGTTTTGGACTTTAGTCTTTCGGTAATACCAATGGCGTAATTCTAAAATTAACTATTGAACAATAAGTTATGCACACAGTTGAAAACCAGCAGCATGGTCATGATCAACAACTTCTATTAACAAAAATTAAGAATTATTAACTGGAAGAAATTCACATGACCATGTACTTTGCTTAATATGACTTTTATTAACAAGAATTAAGAATTATTAACCGGAAGAAATTCACATGCCCATCTACTTTGCTTAATATGTTGTCGTTATAACGTTAGGACTGTAAGTGCACTAATTTTCCAAATTATTGCGCTAAATTaaacattttacaagttgttggtcCAACATGCACCCACTTGTCAAGTTATTATACTAAATTGAATATTTTACTAGTTATTGGACTAAACTGCACCCACCTGACAAGttgtatggtgggtgcaatttactccaATAATTAATTGAATTGTTTTTACAATGATGTGAGATAGTCTCCAACCTCCAGAGAGAATGGTAACCTGTTTGCATTGCATGAGTTTAGGCTAAAATGGCCTGGAACCTAATGATAAGCTGAAGGATAGAAACAAGTACATTTGCCACAGGGTTGCAATTGATCAACCTAATTGAACCAGTAGATCAATTTATGTATATTTAATGTAAATTCTGCATAACATTCACTGGAATTTGCTAGAAATTACCAATGATatgctttttttttaccttCACTAGTTAGTAATAATAACAGACTGTATACTCTGTTGCCAGGGTCACATTCAAGAGGCAAAATGTCTCATGAAAGTGAAGCTCCTTACAGAAATTAGTCACTGGAGTCTGGTGAGGTTCCTAGGTTTTATTGATAAAGGAAATGAGTGTATTAGGATAACAGAATATGTTCCGAATGGCACTCTCAGACAACACCTACATGGTATGTTTAGTTTTCTAATTTGTTCTCATTTTCATTGGATAGTTTGAATTACTTCAATTCTTTCTTAAAACCTATCTGCAGACCAACATAAGAGAATCCTGGATTTCAATCAACGCATAGTGATTGCCCTTGATGTTGCTATTGCATTGACTTACCTTCATTTATGTTTTGGTAAGAAAGCAGTGTTCATTGCTTGAATTATTTCCTTTTTGATGAAATCGTTGCTTGAATGTTGGTTCAGTGTTTTCTTTCATTAAATTGCAACATTCTCATATTTTGCATGAACCAAATGGAACAAGGTTTTCGTAAGAACTTTTGTTGCAAGTTTTCTTCATTATCAGTACAATCTGATATGGAAAATCTCTTGATTCTGTAATCACCATTTGTTTTCGGATTCGTAATTGTGAGGATATTTGGTTTGTTGTCAAATTCCATGTTAGTAGCTGAACTGTTACTCTCATTGAGAGGATGACACTAGAAGTTGGGGCAATTTTTCTAGTTTACTTCTCACACAATGCCATGACCAACCAAggggttggggatacatataCATGTaggctggtgggcagccaagcaTATGCTagatgctagtctaagatgctatCCTAAAAGCTAGTCTAAGATGTTGTCCTAGTGCTGCAGCATGCAGGGagtgctgcagccccacaaagaCCAAACAGCTGCAGCATGCAGGGagtgctgcagccccacaaagaCTTATCCATCATTCTCCCCCTAAATCTTGTGGGAAAGTTGGACCATCCCGGTCCTGGagcagagctcaaggaacttgatcctcccaaggggcttggtgagtaggtccgcaagctgatccttggtgttgatgtagctcgcCTTGATGCTCCCTTCCTCCAAGCAGCCTCGGATGAAGTGGTACCTCACTTGGATGTGCTTGCTCCGTTCATGGAAAACGGGGTTCTTTGCCAGGGCCAGAGcggacttgctgtccaccctgagctccactATTTTATCGTCTCTGCCAAGGAGATCACTAAGCAGCCAAGCGAGCCAGAGCGCCTGAGTTGAAGCGGTGGAAGCCGCTATGTACTCAGCCTCGCAGCTGGACAaggccaccacctgctgcttgaccgactgccagctaacgaggcacttgccgaggaagaagagaatcccactcgtgctcttgctggtgtcgatgtcgccggcgtggtcgTTGTTGCTATACTTGATGAAGTGTGCCGCCCTGGAACACCTCGGGTAGAAGAGACCGTGGTTGAGAGTCCCCGCAATGTAGCGGATAATCCTCTTCACGTCCTGCTGGTGCTccgtcgtcggtcgctgcaTGAACCAACTGACGTAGCCAACGGAGAATGCCAAGTCCGGCCGTGTGTGGGTGAGGtagcgaaggctccccacaagaCGTCGGTACTGCATAGCGTCTACATCCTCCGTCGAGCTATCGCggctcagcttcagcctctcctccatcggagtgAGAGCTGGGTTGTAGTCGGTGAGCCCAGCTAGCTCTACGACGCGCTTGGCATAGACGGTCTGTCGAAGCGTAATCCCGGAGTCGTcctggtgcacctcgatccccaggtagaaggagagaggtCCCAGGTCACTCATTTGGAAGGTGGCCTTTATCTCTTCCTTGAACGCCGCCACCTCTGCATCCTTGGTGCCGGTGATCACCAAGTTGTCGACGTAGACACCCACCAGCAAGGCATCTCCTCCATTGCCCCACTGGTAGATGGCCGCCTCGtgcgggctttgctcgaagcTCATCCCTTTGAGTGTGGAATCCAACTTGGCATTCCACGCCCTCGGTGCCTGCCGCAAGCCATAGAGGGCCTTGCGCAAGCGCAGCACCTTGCCATCCTTGCCGGGGATTGCAAAACCCGACGGCTGGTGCACGTAGACCTCCTCTTTCAAGTCGCCGTTAAGAAATGCCGACTTGACGTCCATGTGATGAACGCGCTAGCCTTCCTGGGCGGCCAGCGCAAGGAGGAGTCGTACGGACTCCATCTGTGCCACGGGGGCGAAGGCATTGTCGAAGTTGATCCTCTCCTGCTGCACGAACTCGCgtgccaccaagcgagccttgtgcttgacgatGGCACTGGCTTCATCCCTCTTcagcttgaacacccacttaagggtgatcgcGCGGTGACCACGAGGGAGATCATCAAGCTCCCAGGTGCGGTTCTTCTTAACCGCATCCATCTCCAACTGCATTGCGGCGCGCCATGCCGCGTCTCTCGGCCTCTGCGAAAGACCGAGGCTCGTTGTCGTCGCATGCAAGGTGCAACTGTGCCTCCAGGTCGTGAGGCACCGGTCCCGGCACTGGCTGGTCGCCGAGGAGGTCCTCCATCGTACGGTACCGCAACGGCTCGCCGTCGTGGTACGCGTCGATGCGCTCCTCGTCGTGAGAGAGCAGAGTAGTGAACTCAACTGGGCTGTGCTCGACATGAGCTGATGTTGGAGTAGACGTGCCCGGAGGGGTGGCTGACGGTGCTGGAGTACGTGGCGTCGCCGACTGTGGTGGTGTCGGTGAGAGACTCGTCGCACCCGGAGTCGTGGCTGGAGAGCGTGGCGCTACCGGGGTAGCTGgcgctggagttggtggaggttCGGGGATTAGGGTAGGCACGCTCGGTGAAGAAGAGCTGCCtactcccccagctccctcgaagTGGACGTACTCGATAGTGAAGTTGTCGTACGTCGGAGTCGAGCCGTCGTCCACCGCCTTGTCCCACGCCCATCCTCgcccttcgtcgaacacaacGTCGCGCGCCGTGCGCACACGCTGTGTCTCCGGGTTGAGCCCTCCGCGTAGCTGATGAGCACTCCCGGAGTGCTCCTGTCATCGAGCCTTCCGATGTGGCCAAGCTCCTTGGCGAACGCGAGGCAACCAAAGACCCGCAGGTGGGACACCGTCGGCTTGCGCCCATGCCAAGCCTCGTACGGCGTCCTGCCGTCGAGCGCCTTGGTGGGCGAGCGGTTGAGGATGTAGACAGCCGTCACCACCGCCTCTCCCCAGAAAAAAGCTGGCATCcccctctgcttgaggagggccTGAGCCATCCCCACAACCGTCTGGTTGCGCCGCTCGACGACGCTGTTGTGCTGCGGGCTGTACGGCGCGGAGTAGTGGCGCTGAATGCCCTCATCAGCGCAGTACGACGCGAATTCAGCCGCCGTGAATTCGCCACCGTTGTCAGTGCGCAACATGCGCAGCTTGCGGTCGCACTCCGCCTTCGCAGCAGCCTGCGCGCGCCTGATGGCGTCCGCAGCCTCTCTCTTGCTGTCGAGAACCATCACCCATATGTAGGGGGAGAGGTCGTCGACTAGCAGCAAGAAGTAGCATCGTCCTCCCGGTGTGGTCGGTGTCATTGGGCCACACAAGTCCCTgtgcacgagctcgagccgCTCCTTGGCTCGGAAGCTCGCCTGCTGGGGAAAGGGGCCTCTGCTTTGTCAACAAACAGACGTCGCAGAACTGCTCCATGTGGTCAAGGTATGGCAGTCCTCGCATCATCTCCTTAGCACTGAGCCGCTTCAAGGCCTCGAAGTGAAGATGCCTGAAGCGCTCGTGCCATTGCCACGCCTCGTCGTCCCAACGAGCAGCGAGGCAGAGGGGTTGTGCCACCTGCACATTAAGAATGTAGAGTCGATTTGCGCCTTTGGTTACCTTGGCAAGAAGGCAACGATGGCGGTCCCAAATCCTCATGACTCTGTCCTTGACCTCCACGCGCGAACCGTTCTCATCCAGCTGTCCCAAGCTGATGATAGAGTTTCTCAACGTGGGGATGTAGTACACTCCGACGAGCAGCCTGTGCTCTCCAGACTCGGCAGTGAAGATAACGGAGCCGACGCCCTTGATCTCCACGCTAGAGGCATCCCCAAACTTGACGGTGCCTCGGACGCTAGAGTCAAGCTCGGTGAAGAACTCCCGCCGACCGGTCATGTGCTGGGTAGCGTCGGTGTCAAGGCACCACCCATCAGTCTTGTCGTTGCTGGAGCCGTCGCCGAGGAAGGCGTGTGCCCTCAGCTCGTTAAGGTGGAGGAGAGCTGCTGCGGCCGATGCCGCTAGAGGCAGCTCGATGCTTGCGTGTGCCAGGAGcagagccggctcctcctcctccgctagtGTGACGTGAGCCTGGCTACGTCTTGGCTGTCGACAGTCCTTGGCCCAATGGCCAAGCCTGCCACAGTTGCGGCACGCGTCATCTCGTGCCGGCCTGCGCTCGCTGGCGGCACCATCCTGGGCGCCTCGTCGCGCGCCGCCCTCGGCGCCTCCTCGCGCCTTGCCGCGCCTGCGGCCgcctgtcgaggaagaaggcccCCCTTCTTCCGATCACCCTGGCGGGCCTCCCACTGCTCCTGAGTGAAATGGAGCTTCCCGCCAATGATGACAGGCCCTTAGGGAGGCTGTGGCTCATCGTTGTCGACGACCTTGAGGCGACCTATCGCCTCCTCGATTGACATCCTGGAGAGGTCTAGCAGAGACTCGATCGATCGAGCGATCTGCTTGTACTTCTCGGGAACGCAGCGGAGGAGCTTCTCGACAGCTCTCTTCTCGTCGTAGGTGTCGTCGCCGTACTGCACCATCTTCTGCAACAGAGTATTGAGACGGAGAGCAAAATCATCAACATCCTCACTTGGCTTGAAGGCCAGGTTCTCCCACTCCTTGCGAAGTGCCTGCAGTGTGGACTTGCGGGCGCGGTCGCTGCCGATGCGTGCCGCAGCGATGGCGTCCCAGGCCTCCTTGGCAGTCCGCTTCTTGGAAAGCGAGAACTGCATCTCGGGCGGGACTGCAGCGATGAGGGCATCCAGCGCCCGTCAATCCTCGTCGTAGTCGACGTCACCGTACCGGACTGCCTCCCACATGTGCCGCAACTGGAGCCTCACCCTCATTACCGCGGCCCACTCGACGTAGTTAGTCTTGGTGAGGGTAGGCCACCCACCACCGGGGCCGACGTCCTTGACAACAGCCTGGACCCCGTGGTGACCATGGCGTCGGTCCGGGGAGGGAGAGCTGCGCTGCCTGTAAGGGCCACGCTCTCCGTCGACCCGACCGCAGCGCCGCCGGTCGAACTccatctccgcctccacctGGGCAGCCCTTTCCTGCAACCGCTGGATCTCCATTGCGGGGTCGATGTGCGGGTCGCATTGGGAGTCGCGCCCCCGCcaggagcgccgccggcgcatGCACGCCCGTctgggctgccgccgccgcgcccgcggggGTGCGCGGCTGCCCACGGCGCCGCCCGCTCTCGCGCTGCCTCCCTCGCCAGCTCGAGCTCTACGTCGAAGCTGCCGTCG from Setaria italica strain Yugu1 chromosome II, Setaria_italica_v2.0, whole genome shotgun sequence encodes the following:
- the LOC101757767 gene encoding probable leucine-rich repeat receptor-like protein kinase At1g35710 isoform X2, coding for MPHAHAAAVVDRLLRRLASDARRLELPPHIDDDLEHVGRTLSRLQDVLVSLEARSGAQEWMGEIKQVAYDVEDLLDEFEVEDHSSIKSQTSGCISEAAPLCRACSFLLLSPSTNRMKTIRRRLDFSEKDSIIFSSMQYSCPDVEKFDNGVFDTSAIVGRDNDKAKIKDMLLQSNEEKLSVIPIVGLVGLGKTTLARLIFLDQEEGLNFDCRIWIFLNRKLDLIKVASDIISQCNHKEGNLLDVHTDIEIQGNLQLLKNSLQEALREKRCLIVLDDLSSTDKSQLDELKEMLKGTNECVKVLVTTSSEITAELVHTIPPYKLRPLSEDDSWTIFSQKAFGNSNSNNAHLLEVGKEIMKRCEGVPLLTHFLSSIVHNQDTDMWLAAKDEEIWKLERRLATKVELFSPLYRIYYEFPSITKLCFLYLSIFPKGSAIDKEKLIRQWIALEIIGSKHDSFPPYVHGEMCIQDLLSTHFLQVQNMHSIQTLPSSMSRLTNLELLDLSKTFLKELPSFIGNFQNLKYLNMHGCDKLQNLPSSLGHLQRLQHLRLSCCNVIAELPDSMCNLHDLRILDISKCTELQHLPPLFGNLVNLEDVRLSSCFNLKQLPESFGNLYFLRFLDLSSCYELQQLPDSFTNLDKLEVLLLRRCCRLQNLPPSFASIKYLRILDLAGCEALHVSTEMLTTNLEHLNLQRCLSLQIQPYYFENFNKLKFLNLSQCLPTSDCLKTVSYLFNLEYLKLSENFLDIPISFLMLQKLHTLDLTDCAPIHQSSNVHQIWPDIIGKITGLRFVLTKDPVLVASLPEPIRCSVGYDEQSPINTDELVISDTTGDSRGLSIAKMLNLQNRLELRFLKLEWVLTSQSAADELIEYVNEEEVLEKLQPNQTLEQFELVRYMGCAFPTWMMNTPMTSLPYLVNLRLFHLHNCIALPPLGCLKNLRYLHIKDMPNLLYLEMGLSGGPEFFGKLTHLKLETLNLKELPILLSASKENPCFMFPALEELSILSCSNLIFKPSMPKCAKYVIKESNMVLQCGQLLGPLSSPSPAKIEISGCIIPSDLLQWFKSMETPEEVVIDGEALTSFETLEIQGTQELSGSMIPTESDGAPKYTVIDSSRTVKASPRFGTTSEQSVGPISSSKVSMASKEILSTLHRLDKSEMSAQMRGDVFLNLSLRQVRKATRNFSPLLKLGEGGIWAVYRAVLPDNLIVTIRRAKKGHIQEAKCLMKVKLLTEISHWSLVRFLGFIDKGNECIRITEYVPNGTLRQHLHDQHKRILDFNQRIVIALDVAIALTYLHLCFGQAVICYNLKTSNILLTESYRAKVCCSELSGIGHVMALTGTVGYIDPEYFQTSELTAKSDVYSFGILLLEILSSHGPQDWNVLMNHQQSSVVQWALEKFYDDLMNEILDYRMEDRVAGEVLRDWLSLALSCVASRGNDRPSIEVVGERLWKIWKDHRRNIGEQHEYEGSWDEFVKQEGILRHEKSVLKKNWAPSATEEEWFGYIKQIELVQEGCSVTQDKEHLLRSRSASLGDSNTTVSPR
- the LOC101757767 gene encoding disease resistance protein TAO1 isoform X1, with the protein product MPHAHAAAVVDRLLRRLASDARRLELPPHIDDDLEHVGRTLSRLQDVLVSLEARSGAQEWMGEIKQVAYDVEDLLDEFEVEDHSSIKSQTSGCISEAAPLCRACSFLLLSPSTNRMKTIRRRLDFSEKDSIIFSSMQYSCPDVEKFDNGVFDTSAIVGRDNDKAKIKDMLLQSNEEKLSVIPIVGLVGLGKTTLARLIFLDQEEGLNFDCRIWIFLNRKLDLIKVASDIISQCNHKEGNLLDVHTDIEIQGNLQLLKNSLQEALREKRCLIVLDDLSSTDKSQLDELKEMLKGTNECVKVLVTTSSEITAELVHTIPPYKLRPLSEDDSWTIFSQKAFGNSNSNNAHLLEVGKEIMKRCEGVPLLTHFLSSIVHNQDTDMWLAAKDEEIWKLERRLATKVELFSPLYRIYYEFPSITKLCFLYLSIFPKGSAIDKEKLIRQWIALEIIGSKHDSFPPYVHGEMCIQDLLSTHFLQVQNMHSVDGMDNGIIPASLYIHNFVHEFARHVACDDIIVLDGSEMQKVSGKGQTFQYALLTCYRGQSTLSHSLLTRTRALHLRNSESITIPSEAFELLKHLRVLNLSGCCIGELPASVSHLKHLKYLDVSGMQIQTLPSSMSRLTNLELLDLSKTFLKELPSFIGNFQNLKYLNMHGCDKLQNLPSSLGHLQRLQHLRLSCCNVIAELPDSMCNLHDLRILDISKCTELQHLPPLFGNLVNLEDVRLSSCFNLKQLPESFGNLYFLRFLDLSSCYELQQLPDSFTNLDKLEVLLLRRCCRLQNLPPSFASIKYLRILDLAGCEALHVSTEMLTTNLEHLNLQRCLSLQIQPYYFENFNKLKFLNLSQCLPTSDCLKTVSYLFNLEYLKLSENFLDIPISFLMLQKLHTLDLTDCAPIHQSSNVHQIWPDIIGKITGLRFVLTKDPVLVASLPEPIRCSVGYDEQSPINTDELVISDTTGDSRGLSIAKMLNLQNRLELRFLKLEWVLTSQSAADELIEYVNEEEVLEKLQPNQTLEQFELVRYMGCAFPTWMMNTPMTSLPYLVNLRLFHLHNCIALPPLGCLKNLRYLHIKDMPNLLYLEMGLSGGPEFFGKLTHLKLETLNLKELPILLSASKENPCFMFPALEELSILSCSNLIFKPSMPKCAKYVIKESNMVLQCGQLLGPLSSPSPAKIEISGCIIPSDLLQWFKSMETPEEVVIDGEALTSFETLEIQGTQELSGSMIPTESDGAPKYTVIDSSRTVKASPRFGTTSEQSVGPISSSKVSMASKEILSTLHRLDKSEMSAQMRGDVFLNLSLRQVRKATRNFSPLLKLGEGGIWAVYRAVLPDNLIVTIRRAKKGHIQEAKCLMKVKLLTEISHWSLVRFLGFIDKGNECIRITEYVPNGTLRQHLHDQHKRILDFNQRIVIALDVAIALTYLHLCFGQAVICYNLKTSNILLTESYRAKVCCSELSGIGHVMALTGTVGYIDPEYFQTSELTAKSDVYSFGILLLEILSSHGPQDWNVLMNHQQSSVVQWALEKFYDDLMNEILDYRMEDRVAGEVLRDWLSLALSCVASRGNDRPSIEVVGERLWKIWKDHRRNIGEQHEYEGSWDEFVKQEGILRHEKSVLKKNWAPSATEEEWFGYIKQIELVQEGCSVTQDKEHLLRSRSASLGDSNTTVSPR